GCATATCCTGCCGGTTGCGGCGCGCCCCATTCTGGTTCTGGCTTCTATGGAGACCGGTACAATTATGCTCTCGATTGCGGGCTTGTCCTTCCTTGGTCTGGGAGCCCAGCCGCCTACACCGGAATGGGGGATGATGCTGAACGACAGCCGGGCTTATATTCAGACTGAGCCGCGGCTCATGCTCTTCCCGGGAATGGCCATCCTGCTGGCAGTTCTGGGCTTCAATCTGTTGGGGGAAGGCTTGCGCAGCTCAGCGCGTGATTACGATACCCGGGAGGTGAGTGTCCGGTAAATGAACAATGAATCCACCCTGCTGAAGGTTAGTCACTTATCGACCAGCTTCCATACCGGAAGTCAGCAAGTCAGGGCTGTAGCGGATGTCAGTCTCGAAGTGAGGTCCGGGCAGATTGTTGCTCTGGTTGGCGAGAGCGGCAGCGGGAAAAGTGTTACGGCGATGTCTATTCTCGGACTGGTAGATCCTCCAGGCTGCATTGACAGCGGAGAGATCTGGCTTCGCGGCCACAACCTCCGGGAGTGCTCTACCCGCCAGCTAAGGAAGCTCCGGGGAACAGAAATGGCGGTTATTTTTCAAGATCCCATGAACGCGCTGAACCCGGTGCTTCCGGTTGGAAGGCAGATTATGGAGACGATTACCATGCACCGGCAAGTCACTAGACAAGAAGCCAAGCAGCTGGCCATGCAGCAAATGCAGCAAGCGGGCCTTAACGATCCGGCGCAGCTATTCAATAAATATCCTTTTCAAATTAGCGGCGGGATGTGCCAACGGGTTATGATCGCTATCGCGCTGGCTTCCGGGACAAGCTTACTTATTGCAGATGAACCTACAACGGCTCTGGATGTAACCATCCAGGCACAGATACTTACGGAGCTGGACCGGATCAGATGGGCGAATCGGATGGGCATCCTGCTTATTACGCATGATCTCGGCGTTGTCGCCGAGCTTGCGGATTATGTATATGTGATGAAATCCGGAAGGATTGTGGAATCAGGAAATGTCTTTGACATCTTTACACGTCCAATGCATTCCTACACTAAGTACTTAATGGAGTGCAGATAACAACTATAGAATTATATGTTCTAAGGGGGAGGTGGTGATCCATGAAGCTGCTGGAGGCGGTAAGCCTGAATAA
The sequence above is a segment of the Paenibacillus sp. FSL R7-0204 genome. Coding sequences within it:
- a CDS encoding ABC transporter ATP-binding protein, translated to MNNESTLLKVSHLSTSFHTGSQQVRAVADVSLEVRSGQIVALVGESGSGKSVTAMSILGLVDPPGCIDSGEIWLRGHNLRECSTRQLRKLRGTEMAVIFQDPMNALNPVLPVGRQIMETITMHRQVTRQEAKQLAMQQMQQAGLNDPAQLFNKYPFQISGGMCQRVMIAIALASGTSLLIADEPTTALDVTIQAQILTELDRIRWANRMGILLITHDLGVVAELADYVYVMKSGRIVESGNVFDIFTRPMHSYTKYLMECR